One genomic region from Nilaparvata lugens isolate BPH chromosome 3, ASM1435652v1, whole genome shotgun sequence encodes:
- the LOC120350320 gene encoding uncharacterized protein LOC120350320 produces MAYRSVAHASTGYSPHYMQHGREMTLPGEFLIKNDLKGLPVEEHVKQLKHRLQEAFSEAFRNSSKSAERRLQTTNKDRKLRNFREGEMVYLHDPALRPGDAKKWHHPWGGPYQIKKKI; encoded by the coding sequence ATGGCTTATCGAAGTGTGGCTCACGCATCAACAGGTTATTCACCACATTACATGCAACATGGTAGAGAAATGACCTTACCAGGAGAATTCCTCATCAAAAATGATCTAAAGGGGCTCCCTGTGGAAGAGCATGTAAAACAGTTGAAGCACCGATTACAAGAAGCATTTAGTGAAGCCTTCAGAAACTCCAGCAAATCTGCTGAGCGGAGACTACAGACAACTAACAAAGACAGAAAACTTAGAAATTTTCGGGAGGGAGAAATGGTCTACTTACATGACCCAGCACTAAGACCAGGAGATGCAAAGAAATGGCATCATCCTTGGGGAGGTCCCTACCAGATAAAGAAGAAAATCTAA